One genomic segment of Elgaria multicarinata webbii isolate HBS135686 ecotype San Diego chromosome 9, rElgMul1.1.pri, whole genome shotgun sequence includes these proteins:
- the CSNK1E gene encoding casein kinase I — MELRVGNKYRLGRKIGSGSFGDIYLGANIATGEEVAIKLECVKTKHPQLHIESKFYKMMQGGVGIPSIKWCGAEGDYNVMVMELLGPSLEDLFNFCSRKFSLKTVLLLADQMISRIEYIHSKNFIHRDVKPDNFLMGLGKKGNLVYIIDFGLAKKYRDARTHQHIPYRENKNLTGTARYASINTHLGIEQSRRDDLESLGYVLMYFNLGSLPWQGLKAATKRQKYERISEKKMSTPIEVLCKGYPSEFSTYLNFCRSLRFDDKPDYSYLRQLFRNLFHRQGFSYDYVFDWNMLKFGAARNPEDMDRERREHEREERMGQLRGSATRALPPGPPAGATANRLRNVAEPMASTPTSRIQQSGNTSPRAISRVDRERKVSMRLHRGAPANISSSDLTGRQEVSRISASQTSVPFDHLGK; from the exons GTGCCAATATTGCCACTGGGGAAGAGGTAGCCATTAAGTTGGAATGCGTGAAAACCAAGCACCCGCAGCTCCACATCGAAAGCAAATTTTACAAGATGATGCAAGGAGGGG TGGGTATCCCTTCCATTAAGTGGTGTGGAGCAGAGGGTGACTATAATGTGATGGTGATGGAACTTCTGGGGCCCAGCCTGGAGGACCTCTTCAACTTCTGCTCCCGCAAGTTCAGCCTCAAGACTGTCCTGCTCCTGGCAGATCAGATG ATCAGCCGTATTGAGTACATCCATTCCAAGAACTTCATCCACCGAGATGTGAAACCGGACAACTTCCTTATGGGACTCGGCAAGAAGGGCAACCTGGTGTACATCATTGACTTTGGCCTGGCCAAGAAGTACCGAGATGCCCGCACTCACCAACACATCCCCTACCGGGAAAACAAAAACCTGACCGGCACAGCGCGCTATGCCTCCATAAACACCCATCTTGGCATTG AACAAAGTCGCCGTGATGATttggagagcttgggctatgtgCTGATGTACTTCAATCTTGGCTCGCTGCCTTGGCAAGGCCTGAAAGCTGCCACAAAGCGCCAGAAATATGAGCGCATCAGTGAGAAGAAGATGTCGACGCCCATCGAGGTGCTCTGTAAAGGCTATCCAT ctGAGTTCTCCACATACCTCAACTTCTGCCGTTCCCTGCGGTTCGACGACAAACCAGACTACTCTTACCTGAGGCAGCTGTTCCGCAACCTCTTCCACCGCCAGGGTTTCTCCTATGACTACGTGTTTGATTGGAACATGCTGAAGTTT GGGGCAGCCCGGAATCCTGAGGACATGGATCGGGAGAGGCGAGAACACGAGCGGGAGGAGAGGATGGGGCAGCTCCGGGGTTCGGCTACGCGGGCGCTGCCTCCTGGGCCTCCTGCTGGAGCCACAGCCAACCGCCTCCGCAACGTTGCTGAGCCCATGGCCTCCACACCCACCTCCCGTATCCAGCAGTCTG GAAATACGTCCCCCAGGGCAATTTCACGGGTGGACCGGGAGCGGAAGGTCAGCATGAGGTTACACCGAGGAGCCCCTGCCAACATCTCCTCGTCTGACCTCACAGGACGGCAAGAGGTGTCACGGATTTCAGCATCACAG aCAAGTGTGCCATTTGATCACCTGGGGAAGTGA